The following proteins are co-located in the Candidatus Paceibacterota bacterium genome:
- a CDS encoding zinc ribbon domain-containing protein — MPLYEYELCDGSCAACGGKFTLRRPLSAAPLTKCPACKKPVRRVWSSFNSPKKLSISDAKKAGFTVLKRVNKGEYERQ; from the coding sequence ATGCCATTATACGAATACGAGCTTTGCGACGGGAGCTGCGCGGCGTGCGGCGGGAAGTTCACTTTGCGCCGGCCGCTTTCCGCTGCGCCCCTGACCAAATGCCCGGCGTGCAAGAAGCCGGTTCGCCGTGTATGGTCGTCCTTCAATTCGCCCAAGAAGCTCTCGATTTCGGACGCGAAGAAAGCCGGATTCACCGTCCTCAAGCGCGTTAACAAAGGCGAATACGAGCGCCAGTAG
- a CDS encoding alpha-L-fucosidase, producing MNTSKLTKLVFLLPLLSLTAAPLVVLAAESAAERDARMAWFREARFGLFIHWGVYAVPAGEWNGKTNYGEWFLEETKMPVSQYEQFAAQFNPVKFKAREWVRLAKEAGMKYIVITSKHHDGFGIYPSDQTDWCIKSTPFRRDPLKELALTCRAAGIRLCFYHSIMDWHHPDWGTRRAWNDKASGTPDMDRYVAYMKAQLRELITRYGPLGILWFDGEWEKPWTRERGLDLYNYVRSLQPDIIINNRVGKGRSGMAGMDKGTEGVGDYGTPEQEIPPTGFGPGVDWESCMTMNNHWGYNKHDQNWKSSTTLIRNLIDCASKGGNYLLNVGPTAEGVFPAACVERLQDIGKWMKANSEAIYGTQASPFEQTPWGRCTQKQFAATRDVGGSQPRSAQPFENLRRKAVTDRTRLYLFVYEWPTNRQLVLQGIANTPLRAHMLDGRRPLTFTAENNSITINNLPAAAPDHTASVVVLDIQGAPQIVKPDP from the coding sequence ATGAATACATCGAAGCTCACAAAACTCGTGTTCCTTCTGCCCCTTCTGTCGCTTACCGCGGCGCCGTTGGTTGTCCTGGCCGCCGAATCCGCCGCCGAGCGTGATGCCCGCATGGCCTGGTTCCGTGAAGCCCGGTTCGGGCTCTTCATCCATTGGGGCGTTTATGCCGTCCCCGCAGGCGAGTGGAACGGGAAGACGAATTACGGTGAGTGGTTTCTCGAAGAAACCAAAATGCCCGTCTCCCAATACGAGCAGTTCGCCGCTCAGTTCAACCCGGTGAAGTTCAAAGCCAGGGAGTGGGTCCGCCTCGCCAAGGAGGCCGGGATGAAATACATCGTGATCACGTCCAAGCACCATGACGGCTTTGGCATCTACCCTTCCGACCAGACCGACTGGTGCATCAAGTCCACCCCCTTCCGGCGCGACCCGCTCAAGGAGCTGGCCCTCACCTGCCGCGCCGCCGGCATCAGGCTCTGTTTTTACCATTCCATCATGGATTGGCATCACCCCGACTGGGGCACCCGCCGCGCCTGGAATGACAAGGCCAGCGGCACGCCCGACATGGACCGTTACGTCGCCTACATGAAGGCCCAGCTCAGGGAACTGATCACCCGCTACGGCCCGCTCGGCATCTTGTGGTTTGACGGCGAATGGGAGAAGCCCTGGACGCGCGAGCGCGGTTTGGATCTTTACAACTACGTGCGCAGCCTCCAACCCGACATCATCATCAACAACCGCGTGGGCAAAGGCCGCTCGGGCATGGCCGGCATGGACAAGGGGACCGAGGGCGTTGGTGATTACGGCACGCCAGAGCAGGAGATCCCGCCCACCGGCTTTGGCCCCGGCGTGGACTGGGAATCGTGCATGACCATGAACAACCACTGGGGCTACAACAAACACGACCAGAACTGGAAGTCCTCGACCACGCTCATTCGCAACCTGATTGACTGCGCCAGCAAAGGCGGCAATTACTTGCTCAATGTCGGCCCCACCGCCGAAGGCGTGTTCCCCGCCGCGTGCGTCGAGCGCCTGCAAGACATCGGCAAGTGGATGAAGGCCAATAGCGAGGCGATCTATGGCACGCAGGCCAGCCCGTTCGAGCAAACGCCCTGGGGCCGCTGCACGCAGAAGCAATTCGCCGCCACCAGGGACGTCGGCGGTTCCCAGCCGCGTTCCGCCCAGCCCTTCGAGAACCTGCGCCGGAAGGCTGTCACGGACCGCACGCGCCTCTACCTCTTCGTCTATGAATGGCCGACCAACCGTCAACTCGTGCTGCAGGGGATTGCCAACACTCCTTTGCGCGCCCACATGCTCGATGGCCGCCGGCCGCTAACCTTCACCGCTGAAAACAACTCCATCACCATCAATAATCTGCCCGCCGCCGCGCCGGACCACACTGCCTCGGTCGTCGTCCTCGATATTCAAGGCGCGCCTCAGATTGTAAAGCCCGATCCCTAG
- a CDS encoding Gfo/Idh/MocA family oxidoreductase has product MNRISRRNFLRTATAGVALPYLIPASVLGADAPSRKINVGFIGIGGHGLGWNLDKYLKLPAARVLMVCDVDGWRMRKAKAIVDSVYDNQDCAMSKDFREVLARPDVDAVVISTPDHWHTLISVMAARAGKDVQCEKPTLSIDEGKILIQTIRKHRRVFQTSTEDRSLPMYHRMAELVRNGRIGRLRKIEVILPKHPTFPGDPTPQPVPSDLDYEMWLGPAPYAPYTKDRVHYNFRWIWDYSGGIIPDWGAHLFDTAQWANDTERSGPVEVESKGTHWTEGLFDTVKDYDVTYRYANGVIMTCVPGTPGIKFIGSDGWVGNRGWRGELEASSPDILKSVIGPNEIHLYTNPEGEMDEFLKCVKSRKDPYFPVDIGHRVSTVCHLANISLRLGRKLKWDPKAERFEHDAEADKMLSRPMRKPWSLSAA; this is encoded by the coding sequence ATGAACCGAATTTCGAGACGCAACTTTCTGCGGACCGCCACAGCGGGCGTGGCGCTGCCTTATTTAATCCCTGCCTCCGTGCTGGGAGCCGACGCGCCCAGCCGCAAGATCAACGTCGGGTTCATCGGCATCGGCGGCCATGGCCTGGGCTGGAACCTCGACAAGTACCTCAAACTCCCCGCCGCTCGTGTGCTCATGGTGTGCGACGTGGACGGCTGGCGCATGCGCAAGGCCAAGGCCATTGTTGATTCAGTGTACGACAACCAGGACTGCGCCATGTCCAAGGACTTCCGCGAGGTGCTGGCGCGGCCGGATGTGGACGCCGTGGTGATCTCAACACCGGACCATTGGCACACGCTGATCAGCGTCATGGCGGCCCGCGCGGGCAAAGACGTGCAGTGCGAAAAGCCCACCCTCTCGATTGACGAAGGCAAAATCCTCATCCAGACCATCCGGAAGCATCGCCGCGTCTTCCAGACCAGCACCGAAGACCGCTCGCTGCCGATGTATCACCGCATGGCCGAATTGGTGCGCAATGGCCGCATTGGCAGGCTCCGGAAGATCGAGGTCATTCTCCCCAAACACCCCACCTTCCCGGGCGATCCGACACCCCAGCCCGTGCCGTCCGACCTTGACTACGAGATGTGGCTTGGCCCCGCACCTTACGCACCCTACACCAAGGACCGTGTGCACTATAACTTCCGCTGGATCTGGGATTACTCGGGTGGGATCATACCCGATTGGGGCGCGCATTTATTTGACACAGCGCAGTGGGCCAATGACACCGAACGCAGCGGGCCGGTTGAGGTCGAGAGCAAGGGGACTCACTGGACGGAAGGGCTCTTTGACACAGTAAAGGACTACGATGTGACCTACCGGTATGCCAACGGGGTAATCATGACCTGTGTCCCGGGCACGCCGGGCATCAAGTTCATTGGCAGCGACGGCTGGGTAGGCAACCGCGGCTGGCGCGGCGAACTGGAAGCCAGTTCACCTGATATTCTGAAATCAGTCATCGGCCCCAACGAAATTCACCTCTACACCAACCCCGAAGGCGAGATGGACGAGTTTCTCAAGTGCGTGAAGAGCCGTAAGGACCCCTACTTTCCAGTGGATATAGGTCACCGCGTCTCAACGGTGTGCCACCTCGCCAACATCTCGCTCCGCTTGGGCCGCAAGCTGAAGTGGGATCCGAAAGCTGAACGCTTCGAACATGATGCCGAGGCGGATAAGATGCTCTCGCGGCCAATGCGCAAGCCTTGGTCTTTGAGTGCCGCGTGA